A window of the Streptomyces sp. Ag109_O5-10 genome harbors these coding sequences:
- a CDS encoding acyltransferase, giving the protein MDASRPTGSALDLAVPARREETGTGDGNAPEPRRRAPAQLRGLDGLRGLAALYVVLFHCWLYTFPGYPHSSAPPWLGGLMFGRLAVVFFLVLSGFSLAISPARHGWRPSGAGEFLRRRAWRILPPYWAALALSLLVSWCVVPASHFGPPTGATVLVYGLVAQDMVTAPTPNGAFWSIGVEAELYLLFPLLLLVRRRWGAAVLAAAVTLPVVVLGLTAPGANPVEGDNWLAPHLAPVFAAGVAGAGIVTASDRVRRLPWGWFAVLAALPVLVLGAVRGSAWTVNHYFWIDLAVAPAMTMLLAAVATGKPALLLRLLTARPVHGLGSFSYSLYLIHLPIVLAVIRRIAPHFVSPGLPTFWFTLAVGLPVSTCTAWLFSRLFEIPFKKNRSWKSFVAARSGAAVRSPGISP; this is encoded by the coding sequence GTGGATGCGAGTCGCCCAACCGGCAGCGCTCTCGACCTGGCCGTCCCCGCACGCCGGGAGGAGACCGGGACCGGGGACGGGAACGCGCCCGAGCCCCGGCGGCGGGCGCCCGCGCAACTGCGGGGCCTGGACGGCCTCCGCGGCCTGGCGGCGCTGTACGTCGTGCTGTTCCACTGCTGGCTGTACACCTTCCCCGGCTATCCGCACAGTTCGGCGCCGCCGTGGCTGGGCGGGCTGATGTTCGGGCGCCTCGCAGTCGTCTTCTTCCTCGTGCTGTCCGGGTTCTCCCTGGCGATCTCCCCGGCGCGGCACGGCTGGCGGCCCTCCGGTGCCGGCGAGTTCCTGCGCCGGCGCGCCTGGCGCATCCTGCCGCCGTACTGGGCGGCGCTGGCCCTGAGCCTGCTGGTCTCGTGGTGCGTGGTGCCGGCCTCGCACTTCGGGCCGCCCACCGGTGCGACGGTCCTGGTGTACGGTCTGGTCGCCCAGGACATGGTCACCGCCCCGACGCCGAACGGCGCGTTCTGGTCGATAGGGGTGGAGGCCGAGCTCTACCTCCTCTTCCCCCTGCTCCTCCTCGTCCGCCGGCGCTGGGGCGCGGCGGTCCTGGCCGCGGCGGTGACACTCCCGGTGGTCGTCCTCGGTCTGACGGCGCCCGGCGCCAACCCGGTGGAGGGCGACAACTGGCTCGCACCCCATCTCGCCCCGGTGTTCGCCGCGGGCGTCGCGGGCGCGGGCATCGTCACCGCATCGGACCGGGTGCGGCGACTGCCGTGGGGATGGTTCGCCGTCCTGGCCGCCCTGCCGGTGCTGGTCCTCGGCGCCGTCCGCGGTTCCGCCTGGACGGTGAACCACTACTTCTGGATCGACCTCGCCGTCGCCCCCGCCATGACGATGCTGCTCGCCGCCGTCGCCACCGGGAAGCCCGCCCTCCTCCTACGGCTCCTGACGGCACGTCCCGTCCACGGCCTCGGCAGCTTCTCCTACAGCCTCTACCTGATCCATCTCCCGATCGTCCTGGCCGTGATACGCCGCATCGCCCCGCACTTCGTGTCGCCGGGACTGCCCACGTTCTGGTTCACCCTGGCGGTGGGTCTGCCGGTCTCGACATGCACGGCGTGGCTCTTCTCCAGGTTGTTCGAAATTCCATTCAAAAAGAACAGGTCCTGGAAATCCTTTGTCGCGGCTCGTTCCGGTGCCGCGGTCCGTTCGCCGGGCATCAGCCCGTGA
- a CDS encoding NAD(P)-dependent oxidoreductase — protein MRVLVTGGAGFIGSHVVEALTARGHEAVVFDVRDDPGADVRSPVAVGRALAGVDAVCHQAAMVGLGAGFGDAAEYVSRNDLGTAVLLTAMAEAGVGHLVLAGSMVVYGEGRYACPRHGVVRPGPRAVADLDAGRFEPNCPVCGQELTPGLVGEDAPVDPRNVYATTKLAQEHLAAAWARSTGGSAVSLRYHNVYGPRMPRDTPYAGVASFFRSALARGEAPRVYEDGRQRRDFVHVRDVAAANVAALEAGSAPGVLTAYNTGSGEPHTVGEMARALAEAHGGPLPVVTGEYRLGDVRHITADSARLRAALGWKAEVGFAEGMREFAQAR, from the coding sequence ATGCGTGTACTGGTCACCGGCGGTGCCGGGTTCATCGGGTCCCATGTCGTCGAGGCGCTGACCGCGCGTGGGCACGAGGCGGTCGTGTTCGACGTGCGGGACGACCCGGGCGCCGACGTGCGCAGCCCGGTGGCGGTGGGGCGGGCCCTCGCGGGCGTGGACGCGGTCTGCCACCAGGCCGCGATGGTCGGCCTGGGGGCCGGGTTCGGCGACGCGGCGGAATACGTCTCCCGCAACGACCTCGGCACGGCCGTACTGCTCACCGCGATGGCCGAGGCGGGGGTGGGCCACCTCGTGCTCGCCGGGTCGATGGTCGTGTACGGGGAGGGGCGGTACGCGTGCCCGCGGCACGGTGTCGTACGGCCCGGGCCGCGCGCGGTCGCCGATCTGGACGCGGGACGGTTCGAGCCGAACTGCCCGGTGTGCGGGCAGGAGCTGACGCCGGGGCTGGTGGGCGAGGACGCGCCCGTCGATCCGCGCAACGTGTACGCCACGACCAAGCTGGCCCAGGAGCATCTGGCCGCCGCGTGGGCCCGGTCGACGGGCGGTTCGGCGGTGTCGCTGCGCTACCACAACGTGTACGGGCCCCGGATGCCGCGCGACACGCCCTACGCGGGCGTCGCCTCCTTCTTCCGTTCCGCGCTGGCCCGGGGCGAGGCGCCCCGGGTGTACGAGGACGGGCGGCAGCGCCGGGACTTCGTGCACGTCCGGGACGTGGCCGCCGCCAACGTGGCGGCGCTGGAGGCGGGCTCCGCGCCGGGGGTGCTGACCGCGTACAACACCGGAAGCGGCGAGCCGCACACCGTCGGCGAGATGGCCCGCGCGCTGGCCGAGGCGCACGGCGGGCCGCTGCCGGTGGTCACCGGGGAGTACCGCCTCGGCGACGTACGGCACATCACGGCCGACTCCGCCCGGCTGCGGGCCGCGCTGGGGTGGAAGGCCGAGGTCGGGTTCGCCGAGGGGATGCGGGAGTTCGCACAGGCGCGGTAG
- a CDS encoding sensor histidine kinase KdpD — translation MRDTLLIALYAFAGAAGTGLLGAAALRLLRRRSLTASLTVVAVVGVVAMLAGTLAVAWAMFLSSHDLSVVTTVVAMAAVVSLATALILGRWVVARSRELVLAARSFGEDGDFAAPPVPTTAELAEVSRELAATSAKLAESRERERALETSRRELVAWISHDLRTPLAGLRAMSEALEDGVATDPDRYHKQIRTEVERLNDMVGDLFELSRIHAGTLALSPSRMSVYDLVGDALAGVDPLAREHGVRLVGDRVEPVPVEVDGKEMSRVLGNLLVNAIRRTPPDGTVAVAAERSAGGAVVLSVTDGCGGIPDEDLPRVFDTGWRGTHARTPPAGAGLGLAIVRGIVEAHQGRATVHNIPGGCRFEVTLPAAP, via the coding sequence ATGCGCGACACCCTCCTCATCGCCCTGTACGCCTTCGCCGGCGCCGCCGGTACCGGACTGCTCGGGGCGGCCGCGCTGCGCCTGCTGCGGCGCCGCTCGCTGACCGCGTCCCTCACGGTGGTCGCCGTCGTCGGCGTGGTCGCGATGCTCGCCGGCACCCTGGCGGTCGCCTGGGCGATGTTCCTCTCCTCGCACGACCTGTCCGTGGTGACGACGGTCGTCGCGATGGCGGCCGTGGTGTCCCTCGCGACCGCGCTGATACTGGGCCGCTGGGTGGTCGCCCGCAGCCGTGAACTCGTCCTCGCGGCACGTTCGTTCGGCGAGGACGGCGACTTCGCCGCGCCGCCGGTCCCGACCACCGCCGAACTGGCGGAGGTGAGCCGCGAACTGGCGGCGACCAGCGCGAAGCTCGCCGAGTCCAGGGAGCGGGAGCGGGCGCTGGAGACCTCGCGACGGGAGCTCGTAGCCTGGATCTCGCACGACCTGCGCACCCCGCTGGCCGGTCTGCGCGCCATGTCGGAGGCCCTGGAGGACGGCGTCGCCACCGACCCCGACCGCTACCACAAGCAGATCCGCACCGAGGTCGAGCGCCTCAACGACATGGTCGGCGACCTCTTCGAACTCTCCCGCATCCACGCCGGCACGCTCGCCCTGAGCCCGAGCCGGATGTCGGTGTACGACCTCGTCGGCGACGCCCTCGCCGGTGTCGATCCGCTGGCCCGGGAGCACGGGGTACGGCTGGTCGGCGACCGGGTGGAGCCGGTGCCGGTCGAGGTGGACGGCAAGGAGATGAGCCGGGTGCTGGGCAACCTGCTGGTGAACGCCATCCGCCGGACGCCCCCCGACGGCACGGTCGCGGTCGCCGCCGAACGGTCGGCCGGGGGCGCCGTCGTCCTGTCCGTCACGGACGGCTGCGGCGGCATCCCCGACGAGGACCTGCCCCGCGTCTTCGACACCGGCTGGCGCGGCACCCACGCCCGGACCCCGCCGGCCGGGGCGGGCCTCGGTCTCGCCATCGTGCGCGGGATCGTCGAGGCCCACCAGGGCCGGGCCACCGTGCACAACATCCCCGGCGGCTGCCGCTTCGAGGTCACCCTCCCCGCGGCGCCGTGA
- a CDS encoding response regulator transcription factor has protein sequence MQQPYELTEAGTTAGAARVLVVDDDPTVAEIVAGYLDRAGYLVDHADDGPTALTRAAAHWPDLVVLDLMLPGMDGLEVCRRLRGHAPVPVIMLTARGDEDDRILGLEVGADDYVTKPFSPRELVLRVESVLRRSRPAPTDRSFSSAGLTLDPGARRATKDGNELALTLREFDLLAFFLRNPGRAYGREDLMRAVWGWDFGDLSTVTVHVRRLRAKVEDDPARPRLIQTVWGVGYRFEPNGEDDRNGRGAQGGPGGREGAA, from the coding sequence ATGCAGCAGCCGTACGAGCTCACCGAGGCCGGGACCACCGCCGGTGCCGCCCGGGTCCTGGTCGTGGACGACGACCCGACCGTCGCCGAGATCGTCGCCGGGTACCTGGACCGCGCCGGGTACCTGGTCGACCACGCCGATGACGGACCCACCGCCCTGACCCGCGCCGCCGCCCACTGGCCCGACCTGGTCGTGCTCGACCTGATGCTGCCCGGCATGGACGGCCTGGAGGTCTGCCGGCGGCTGCGCGGCCACGCCCCCGTCCCGGTCATCATGCTCACCGCGCGCGGCGACGAGGACGACCGCATCCTCGGCCTGGAGGTCGGCGCCGACGACTACGTCACCAAGCCCTTCAGCCCCCGGGAGCTGGTCCTGCGGGTGGAGTCGGTGCTGCGCCGCAGCCGCCCCGCCCCCACCGACCGGTCCTTCTCGTCCGCCGGGCTCACCCTGGACCCCGGCGCCCGGCGCGCCACCAAGGACGGCAACGAACTCGCCCTCACCTTGCGGGAGTTCGACCTCCTCGCGTTCTTCCTGCGGAACCCGGGACGGGCGTACGGCAGGGAGGACCTGATGCGCGCGGTGTGGGGCTGGGACTTCGGCGACCTGTCCACCGTCACGGTCCACGTCCGCCGGCTGCGCGCCAAGGTGGAGGACGACCCGGCCCGGCCGCGGCTGATCCAGACGGTGTGGGGCGTCGGCTACCGCTTCGAGCCGAACGGAGAGGACGACCGGAACGGCCGAGGCGCCCAAGGCGGCCCGGGCGGACGGGAAGGGGCGGCCTGA
- a CDS encoding glycosyltransferase family 2 protein, with product MRAVTTSPSSPSPSPATDVDVVLPCLNEAEALPWVLGRIPAGWRALVVDNGSTDGSADIARAYGATVVHEARRGFGAACHAGLTAATAGIVCFCDCDASLDPGLLVPFVREVLDGEADLVLGRRRPEGRGAWPAHARAGNLALARMLRRRTGLRLHDLGPLRAARREGLLALSLDDRRSGYPLQMVVRAADAGWRITEHEVAYLPRTGASKVTGTWRGTFQAVRDMSRVLRERPRVPVGGG from the coding sequence GTGAGGGCCGTGACCACCTCACCTTCTTCTCCCTCTCCGTCCCCGGCGACGGACGTGGACGTCGTCCTGCCCTGTCTGAACGAGGCGGAGGCGCTGCCCTGGGTGCTCGGCCGGATCCCGGCGGGCTGGCGGGCCCTCGTGGTGGACAACGGCTCCACCGACGGCTCGGCGGACATCGCCCGGGCGTACGGGGCGACCGTCGTCCACGAGGCACGGCGCGGCTTCGGCGCGGCGTGCCACGCGGGACTGACCGCGGCGACCGCCGGCATCGTGTGCTTCTGCGACTGCGACGCCTCGCTCGACCCGGGGCTCCTCGTGCCGTTCGTGCGGGAAGTCCTGGACGGCGAGGCGGACTTGGTGCTCGGCCGGCGGCGTCCCGAGGGGCGGGGCGCGTGGCCCGCGCATGCCCGCGCGGGGAATCTGGCGCTGGCACGGATGCTGCGGCGCCGCACGGGCCTGCGCCTGCACGACCTCGGTCCGCTGCGGGCGGCTCGCCGTGAGGGGCTGCTCGCGCTGTCGCTCGACGACCGGCGCAGCGGTTATCCCCTGCAGATGGTCGTTCGCGCCGCCGACGCGGGGTGGCGCATCACCGAGCACGAGGTGGCGTACCTGCCGCGCACCGGTGCGTCGAAGGTGACGGGGACCTGGCGAGGCACCTTTCAGGCGGTGCGGGACATGAGCCGGGTGCTGAGGGAGCGACCTCGGGTGCCGGTCGGCGGGGGCTGA
- a CDS encoding DUF2064 domain-containing protein, whose translation MTTLLVIAKEPRPGRVKTRLTPPFSPAQAAALAEASLADTLDAVAAAPAARRVLVLDGEPGPWLPPGFDVVPQCGGGLDERLADAFAHCAGPALLIGMDTPQVTPALLTVDFAECDAYFGDAEDGGFWALGLADPDPALLRGVPMSTPETGAVQRRRLVGAGLRVCDLPRLRDVDTAADAAAVAALVPQGRFAALLSRCAAPSGTDRR comes from the coding sequence ATGACCACCCTCCTAGTCATCGCCAAGGAACCCCGCCCCGGCAGGGTCAAGACGCGGCTCACCCCGCCCTTCTCGCCCGCGCAGGCCGCCGCGCTCGCCGAGGCGTCGCTCGCCGACACCCTGGACGCCGTGGCCGCGGCCCCGGCCGCCCGCCGCGTGCTGGTGCTCGACGGGGAACCCGGCCCCTGGCTGCCGCCCGGCTTCGACGTCGTGCCGCAGTGCGGCGGAGGGCTGGACGAGCGGCTCGCCGACGCGTTCGCGCACTGCGCGGGCCCCGCCCTCCTCATCGGCATGGACACCCCGCAGGTCACCCCGGCCCTGCTCACCGTGGACTTCGCGGAGTGCGACGCGTACTTCGGCGACGCCGAGGACGGCGGGTTCTGGGCGCTGGGGCTGGCCGACCCCGACCCGGCCCTGCTGCGCGGGGTGCCGATGTCGACGCCGGAGACCGGCGCCGTCCAGCGGCGGCGCCTCGTCGGCGCCGGGCTGCGGGTGTGCGACCTCCCCCGGCTCCGGGACGTGGACACCGCGGCCGACGCGGCCGCCGTCGCCGCCCTCGTCCCGCAGGGCCGGTTCGCGGCCCTGCTGTCCCGGTGCGCGGCCCCCAGCGGAACGGACCGCCGATGA
- a CDS encoding bifunctional 2-polyprenyl-6-hydroxyphenol methylase/3-demethylubiquinol 3-O-methyltransferase UbiG yields the protein MTTSPPVPRTGWTGADPYAAALRAGHGPLFLRRTDGWLLPLDVERWCARADPVDLAVLDRCEGAVLDVGCGPGRLVAELAVRGRTVLGIDVSAAAVDHTVRLGGQALRRSVFEPLPGEGRWGTVLLMDGNIGIGGDPRALLGRVARLLAPGGLLIAETAPMDVDERADVHLTDAREAVGAPFRWARLGTPALLRYARGWEPEAQWETGGRRFAALRARRASSSAEPPKSTAVISSQRAR from the coding sequence ATGACCACCTCGCCGCCCGTCCCCCGGACGGGCTGGACCGGCGCCGACCCCTACGCGGCCGCGCTGCGCGCCGGGCACGGCCCGCTGTTCCTGCGCCGCACCGACGGCTGGCTGCTGCCCCTGGACGTCGAGCGCTGGTGCGCGCGGGCCGACCCGGTCGACCTGGCCGTCCTGGACCGCTGCGAGGGCGCGGTCCTGGACGTCGGCTGCGGCCCCGGGCGGCTGGTCGCCGAACTCGCCGTCCGGGGCCGCACCGTCCTCGGCATCGACGTGAGCGCGGCCGCCGTGGACCACACCGTGCGGCTGGGCGGCCAGGCGTTGCGCCGCTCGGTCTTCGAGCCGCTGCCCGGCGAGGGCCGCTGGGGCACCGTCCTGCTCATGGACGGCAACATCGGCATCGGCGGCGATCCGCGCGCCCTGCTCGGCCGGGTGGCTCGACTCCTCGCCCCCGGGGGGCTGCTGATCGCCGAGACCGCGCCGATGGACGTCGACGAACGCGCCGACGTCCACCTCACCGACGCCCGGGAAGCCGTCGGCGCCCCCTTCCGCTGGGCGCGGCTGGGCACCCCGGCCCTGCTGCGGTACGCGCGGGGCTGGGAGCCGGAGGCTCAGTGGGAGACCGGCGGGCGCCGCTTCGCCGCCCTGCGCGCCCGGCGCGCCAGCAGCAGCGCCGAGCCGCCGAAGAGCACGGCGGTGATCAGCAGCCAGCGGGCCAGGTAG
- a CDS encoding molybdopterin-dependent oxidoreductase, translating into MRPDDPRLPTSPGFWRSPLRGTWFTSVLGLVLLVGITVLFVTGLVSYAAYNPDLAPVNDQTPDKGILGFYLFSWPTNPYWLYRATQGLHVTLGIALIPVLLAKLWSVVPKLFTLPPARSLAHALERVSLLLLVGGGLFEFTTGVLNVQLDYVFPGSFYPLHFYGAWVFFAAFLAHAALKTPTALRAVRERRQHRDEGELETPRPDAPTVSRRGALWFTGGASLLLLVTTAGQSIGGVWRRTALLAPHGGADPGSGPDGFQINKTAAYAGIDARETGPEAWRLVVTGRDGRTVRLSRAELLRLPLHSAALPIACVEGWSTSDQWWRGVRLRDLAALVGYDTDPPDVLVESVQRHGAFRRAALRANQVADPRSLLALQVNGEDLSPDHGYPARVIVPAAPGVLNTKWVARMTFGDL; encoded by the coding sequence ATGAGACCCGACGATCCACGGCTCCCCACCTCGCCCGGCTTCTGGCGCAGCCCGCTGCGCGGCACCTGGTTCACCTCGGTGCTCGGACTGGTGCTGCTCGTCGGCATCACCGTGCTGTTCGTGACGGGACTGGTGTCGTACGCCGCGTACAACCCGGACCTGGCCCCGGTGAACGACCAGACCCCGGACAAGGGCATCCTCGGCTTCTACCTCTTCTCCTGGCCGACGAACCCGTACTGGCTCTACCGTGCCACCCAGGGCCTGCACGTCACCCTCGGCATCGCCCTGATCCCGGTGCTGCTCGCCAAGCTGTGGTCGGTGGTGCCCAAGCTGTTCACGCTGCCCCCGGCCCGCTCGCTGGCCCACGCCCTGGAACGGGTCTCGCTGCTGCTGCTGGTCGGCGGCGGCCTCTTCGAGTTCACGACCGGCGTCCTCAACGTGCAGCTCGACTACGTCTTTCCCGGCTCGTTCTACCCGCTGCACTTCTACGGCGCCTGGGTGTTCTTCGCCGCCTTCCTGGCGCACGCGGCACTCAAGACGCCGACGGCGCTGCGGGCGGTCCGGGAACGCCGACAGCACCGGGACGAGGGGGAGTTGGAGACCCCCAGGCCGGACGCGCCCACCGTCTCCCGGCGCGGGGCGCTGTGGTTCACGGGCGGCGCCTCCCTGCTGCTGCTCGTCACGACGGCCGGGCAGAGCATCGGGGGCGTGTGGCGCCGCACCGCGCTGCTCGCACCGCACGGCGGAGCCGACCCGGGCAGCGGTCCGGACGGCTTCCAGATCAACAAGACCGCCGCCTACGCCGGGATCGACGCGCGGGAGACCGGACCGGAGGCGTGGCGGCTCGTCGTCACCGGACGGGACGGCCGGACGGTCCGCCTCAGCCGCGCCGAACTGCTCCGGCTGCCCCTGCACAGCGCCGCGTTGCCGATCGCCTGCGTCGAGGGCTGGTCGACCTCCGACCAGTGGTGGCGCGGGGTGCGGCTGCGCGACCTCGCCGCGCTCGTCGGCTACGACACCGACCCGCCGGACGTGCTCGTCGAGTCCGTCCAGCGGCACGGCGCCTTCCGCCGCGCGGCCCTGCGCGCGAACCAGGTCGCCGACCCGCGCTCCCTGCTCGCCCTTCAGGTGAACGGCGAGGACCTGTCCCCCGACCACGGCTACCCGGCCCGCGTGATCGTGCCTGCCGCACCCGGTGTCCTCAACACCAAGTGGGTGGCCCGGATGACCTTCGGAGACCTGTGA
- a CDS encoding MarR family winged helix-turn-helix transcriptional regulator yields MPSVPSSPDLAHLLSHAERRVVRRLAAVLAEEDCTVEEWRVLSLVGDGRGHPMSEIAEHALMPAPSLTKLVDRMVADNLVHRRPDPHDRRRVLLHLTRRGEDLHGRAARRVHDDQARLLGELGDGAALADLLARLTAAAEARSADLGPSVLP; encoded by the coding sequence ATGCCGTCCGTACCCTCCTCGCCGGACCTCGCCCACCTCCTCAGCCATGCCGAGCGGCGGGTCGTGCGGCGGCTGGCCGCGGTGCTGGCCGAGGAGGACTGCACGGTCGAGGAGTGGCGGGTCCTGTCGCTCGTCGGGGACGGCCGGGGGCACCCCATGTCCGAGATCGCCGAGCACGCCCTGATGCCGGCGCCCAGCCTGACCAAGCTCGTCGACCGCATGGTCGCGGACAACCTCGTCCACCGCCGACCCGACCCGCACGACCGCCGCCGCGTCCTGCTCCACCTCACCCGGCGCGGCGAGGACCTGCACGGACGCGCCGCCCGTCGGGTCCACGACGACCAGGCCCGGCTGCTCGGAGAGCTCGGCGACGGCGCGGCCCTGGCGGATCTCCTCGCGCGGCTCACGGCGGCGGCCGAGGCCCGGTCGGCCGACCTGGGGCCGTCAGTCCTCCCGTAG
- a CDS encoding substrate-binding domain-containing protein → MRPAPSDGSGTLFLALVVPLQGPAGVLGPSCESAARLAVEELNAAGGVLGREVRLVTVDGGAPPARVAAEVGALVSLGAVDGVVGWHTSAVRQALLPRIAGRVPYVYTAQYEGGERTPGVFLTGETDVAQLLPAMRLLTEAAGVRRWCTVGNDYVWPRVTARTARAYARECGGRVRDEVFVPLGTEGFGPVLRRIERCEADAVLMLLVGADAARFNRAFAGYGLHQRCLRLSTHMDENILLATGAEGTDGLWAAAGFFETLATAESLDFGARHAARFGVHAPVVGSLGESCFEGVRLLAALAERARSLEVRAMCAVGDAVSYEGPRGAVRLRGNHLAQRLYLARADAFDFHVVAQL, encoded by the coding sequence ATGCGTCCGGCGCCGTCCGACGGGAGCGGCACACTGTTCCTCGCCCTGGTCGTGCCGTTGCAGGGGCCGGCGGGGGTCCTCGGGCCGTCCTGCGAGTCGGCCGCGCGGCTGGCCGTGGAGGAACTGAACGCGGCGGGCGGGGTGCTGGGCCGGGAGGTCCGGCTGGTCACCGTGGACGGCGGGGCGCCGCCGGCGCGGGTGGCGGCCGAGGTGGGGGCGCTGGTCTCGCTGGGCGCCGTGGACGGGGTGGTCGGCTGGCACACCTCGGCGGTACGGCAGGCGCTGCTGCCCCGGATCGCGGGCCGGGTGCCGTACGTCTACACCGCGCAGTACGAGGGCGGCGAGCGGACTCCCGGCGTCTTCCTGACCGGTGAGACCGACGTCGCCCAACTGCTGCCCGCGATGCGGCTGCTGACGGAGGCGGCCGGGGTGCGGCGCTGGTGCACGGTGGGCAACGACTACGTCTGGCCGCGGGTGACCGCGCGCACGGCACGGGCGTACGCGCGGGAGTGCGGCGGGCGGGTGCGGGACGAGGTGTTCGTGCCCCTGGGGACGGAGGGGTTCGGTCCGGTGCTGCGCCGGATCGAGCGGTGCGAGGCGGACGCGGTGCTGATGCTGCTGGTGGGCGCGGACGCGGCCCGCTTCAACCGGGCGTTCGCCGGGTACGGGCTGCACCAGCGGTGCCTGCGCCTGAGCACCCACATGGACGAGAACATCCTGCTGGCCACCGGCGCGGAGGGCACCGACGGGCTGTGGGCGGCGGCCGGTTTCTTCGAGACCCTCGCGACCGCCGAGAGCCTCGACTTCGGCGCCCGGCACGCGGCCCGGTTCGGGGTGCACGCCCCGGTGGTGGGCAGCCTCGGCGAGTCCTGCTTCGAGGGGGTGCGGCTGCTGGCGGCCCTGGCCGAGCGGGCCCGGTCGCTGGAGGTGCGGGCGATGTGCGCGGTCGGCGACGCGGTGTCGTACGAGGGCCCGCGGGGTGCCGTACGGCTGCGCGGCAACCATCTCGCCCAACGGCTGTACCTGGCACGGGCGGACGCCTTCGACTTCCACGTCGTCGCCCAGCTCTGA
- a CDS encoding NAD(+)/NADH kinase gives MTVNGLGLVVHGGRAEAVDAARVVRAWAAEHDVRCTDIDVWHDGGRHHSGEEVAAAGDPDLIVTLGGDGTFLRGARLAARNDALVLGVDLGRVGFLTEVPVSSVREALDAIREDRYAVDSRLLLTMRASRRLEVPADMERLMQYGRGPLLPPPQVRTDCEQDTDWGVPLHVAAVNDIVLEKLSRDRQVSVGVYVSGRLLASYSADALLVATPTGSTAYSFAAGGPVVSPCAEALVFTPVAPHMTFNRSVVTAPNEAVGLRVLERSGQAAVSVDGQVRGVLEPGDWIGVYAAPTRLRVVRLAAMDFYGRLRERMNLTDAPAAVADGTPAPLWSSRTPPPGDLSHLSLPLMAADYAGAKDPCADWKDGVAPALEKSAFPGPAREGDGHP, from the coding sequence ATGACGGTGAACGGGCTCGGACTGGTGGTGCACGGCGGGCGCGCGGAGGCGGTGGACGCGGCCCGTGTCGTACGGGCGTGGGCCGCGGAGCACGACGTGCGGTGCACGGACATCGACGTGTGGCACGACGGCGGACGGCACCACTCAGGGGAGGAGGTCGCGGCCGCCGGGGATCCCGACCTGATCGTCACCCTCGGCGGGGACGGCACCTTCCTGCGCGGCGCCCGGCTCGCCGCCCGCAACGACGCGCTGGTCCTCGGCGTCGACCTGGGCCGGGTCGGCTTCCTGACCGAGGTGCCGGTCTCCTCGGTGCGGGAGGCGCTGGACGCGATCCGCGAGGACCGCTACGCCGTCGACAGCCGCCTGCTGCTCACGATGCGCGCCTCCCGGCGCCTGGAGGTGCCGGCCGACATGGAGCGGCTGATGCAGTACGGCCGCGGGCCGCTGCTGCCGCCGCCCCAGGTCCGCACCGACTGCGAGCAGGACACCGACTGGGGTGTCCCGCTGCACGTCGCCGCGGTCAACGACATCGTCCTGGAGAAGCTGTCCCGGGACCGCCAGGTCTCCGTCGGCGTCTACGTCTCCGGCCGGCTGCTCGCCTCCTACTCCGCCGACGCGCTGCTGGTGGCGACGCCGACCGGCTCGACCGCCTACAGCTTCGCGGCCGGCGGCCCCGTCGTCTCGCCGTGCGCGGAGGCCCTCGTCTTCACCCCGGTCGCCCCGCACATGACGTTCAACCGCTCGGTCGTCACCGCCCCGAACGAGGCGGTCGGGCTGCGCGTCCTGGAACGCTCGGGACAGGCCGCGGTCAGCGTCGACGGCCAGGTGCGCGGCGTCCTGGAGCCGGGGGACTGGATCGGCGTCTACGCCGCTCCGACCCGGCTGCGGGTGGTCCGGCTCGCCGCGATGGACTTCTACGGCCGGCTGCGCGAGCGCATGAACCTGACCGACGCCCCGGCCGCCGTCGCCGACGGCACCCCCGCCCCCCTGTGGTCGTCGCGCACGCCACCGCCCGGCGACCTCTCCCATCTCTCCCTGCCGCTCATGGCGGCGGACTACGCAGGGGCGAAGGATCCGTGCGCCGACTGGAAGGACGGTGTCGCCCCCGCACTGGAGAAGTCGGCCTTCCCCGGTCCTGCGCGGGAAGGCGACGGCCACCCATGA
- a CDS encoding response regulator transcription factor produces MSFTALTQHTETAAALAPRERETLKHIAAGCTYLQAARQMGLSRHTVDAYLRRIRAKLDINTTAELTRLAISLGL; encoded by the coding sequence ATGAGCTTCACCGCACTCACCCAGCACACCGAGACCGCCGCCGCGCTGGCCCCGCGTGAGCGCGAGACGCTGAAGCACATCGCCGCAGGCTGCACCTACCTCCAGGCGGCGCGGCAGATGGGGCTCTCCAGGCACACGGTCGACGCCTACCTCCGCCGGATCCGCGCCAAGCTCGACATCAACACCACCGCCGAGCTCACCCGGCTGGCCATCTCCCTGGGACTGTGA